DNA sequence from the Candidatus Margulisiibacteriota bacterium genome:
CTGCCAGCAGCCTGGCTAATACTTCTTTGATTTTCATCTTTTTACGTAGTTTCTTGAGGATTTGATCAGCGTAGCCCCAACCCCGCCCCCCAAAATCCTGCACACGATGTGGGTATATAGCCCAAAATAGTTACAAAAAAACTGCAATTTTACCCCAGTTCTTACGATATATATACGGAAGTGAGTGAAACATGATCACCGAAAGATTATCTAGAATGACTCTTAAATTGTTGGCAAATTACGGTCAAAGCGCCGTCAGAAAGCTGCTGAACGGCCACCCCAAAGCTTTAGCCAAACACCTGACTACTCGGTCATCTGGAAATATCGGCAACCCAATCACTGATAAATTAGCCAGACTAGCTATACGTGTTATTGAGCCGGACACACCCTCAAGCCAGCCTCTGATAGCGGAAGTTGCTAGATTAGGGACCGAACTTGAACAAGCCCAAGCGACAATTTTAGCGCTGAATGCTCAAGCGAAGCAATTGATACGCCGGGCTGAAGCGGCGGAAAAATTAGGTCAAACAGACGCTTTGACGCAACTTTATAACCGCGGTTTTGGTGATATCGCGCTTAGCCAAGCAATTAGTACTGCCGTCAGATATGATCAGCCTCTCTCGCTCATAATATTTGATATTGATTATTTCAAAAAAATAAACGATTGTTTCGGGCATTCAGTGGGTGACAAAGTCTTGTTCGAAGTGGCTACGACAATTAAAAACACCTTAAGATCGGCGGACATCCCTTTTCGATATGGCGGAGAAGAATTTGTAGTCATCTTGCCAGATACTCAAATATCAGGCGCCAAGATTGTGGCTGAAAAAATAAGGGCCGCGGTGGAAGCTCTCCAACTTAACAGTAAAGGAAAACAGATCACTGTAACGATAAGCGGTGGGATCGCCATTCTTAATAAGGACGAGGTTTCGGAAAATCTGATCAGCCGCGCCGACAGTGCTCTTTACCGGGCCAAAGAAAACGGCAGGAATCAGATCGAAACGGCCGAACAGTTAGCCGCTTAACTTGCCTGCCCGACATCAGCTTGTATTCGATCGAATCCACTAACGCCAGCCCGAAATCGTTTGAAATCCCCCGTCCGAACTGCCGACATTATTTTGATCACTCATGTTACTCCCGTTAATTGAAAGAAACAAAAAAAACGGCCCGACCTGCACCCTGGGGCGGTTGATCCGGACGTCGCGCGACGTCCTGGGACAAACGCGTTATCTGCAAAACACCGGGTTTTTTGACCGGGCGCAGCGGCTCACGCAGGCCCTGCGGGACAAAGCGGCCCGGGCCGGTTGTCTTAGCGATTTCCGGACCGGCCGGTTTTACGCCGCAGCGGAACTCGCTATTACTGCCCATATCCATGCCGCCGGAGAAAAAAAGGGACTGCCTATGCTGCGTAAGGGCGAGCTAGGCGAGCTATACGTTTATCATATGCTCCGAATAATAGAGCGCCTGACCAAAGATGACGTCCCATATCTCGGCTGGCAGGCTTACGCCGCCGCCTGGCTGCACGACACGGTCGAAGACACCAACCTCACGCTCGACCAGATCGAAGAGCTCTTCGGCGCCCGTGTCCGCGGGATCGTCGCTTCGCTGACCAACTTGAAAACGAGCAAGTACGAGACCAAGCTGCAGCAAGCCGGGCGCTACGAGCCGCTGTTCATCAAATCGACCATGCAGTACGCCGAAGCGTCCTATCTCAAGCTGGCCGACCTCTATGACTATTTTGCCACCTGCCGGGGCATGAAACCGGAGAGTATTTTTTATCATTACCGTTTTATCGACGAACTCGTCTATCCGCTGGCGACGACGGTGGTCGGCGCCAGGGAAATGGCGCTCGACGTCGCCAATAAGGCCTTGGCGATCGCTCTACCGGATGAGTATACACATTTTTCCGCCGCTTTAGCCAACCGGGCCGGGCGGACCGATCTGGCCGCGATCCGGGAGTTGATCGCCGGCGCTCTGCAGCCGGCCGTGCCGGGTACGACGGTTAATATCTCCCTCCGTACTCCGTACGAGATGCTGCTGAAATGGCGGATGGAGCGCGACCGGCAAAAACGGGAGGTCGACCAGAGTATCAGGCAGGCGAATACGCTTTATGAGTTCGACCAGCTTTCCGCAATTCGTGACAGCGCTCGTTTTACTTATGATGACTTCCCGCTCAAAGCACGCGATCTCGCCTTTTTCGACGTGATCGTCGGTTCGGCAAAAGATTGCTATGCCGCCCGAGCCGTCCTGACGGCGGCGCTGTCCGGCCGTTTTCCCCTCCTCACGGCCCGCAGCCGCGATTTTATCCGCTACACCAAGCCCAGCGCCTACCAGGCGCTGCACGACGAGTTCGGCAACAACGATCTTTCTTTCCGGACGAGGATCGCCGGCTCTAAAATGGCGGAGGTCAATCGCCTCGGGATCGCGCCCCACGTTTTCACGCCGACCGGCCTGACTGCTTTTACTTCGCCGCTCCTCGGCACCGATGTTTTAGAACAAGTCCAGTTGGCCGACCGCGCAGGACGCCGGCGGATCATGCAGCGGCTCCCGGGGGTCCGGCGGGTCAGCGTCACGGTCACCGGTCCGGATAAGCGGTCCAATCCGCGCATCTTCAATCCCTGGGTTTATCAGCACGGGAGTTGGTTCGACCTGGCCGCGACGATCAAGCCGGGGTTCGCGCTGACATTGAGCGAGGCCAAATTGGACGAACAGTCGTATGCCGGAACGGAGCTGGCGGCAGAAAGCAACTGGTTCACCGGCCAGTCGGTCGCCCTCACCCTGGCCCGCAACTTCGCCGGCCACGATCTTTACGCGCTGTTACAGGAGCCGGACAATCTCGACCGGATCAGGCGCTACGTCGCGGCCCGGCCGGAAAAGCAGCAGGTCGATATCGGCCGCCGGATGATCAAGCGCGCGCTCGCGGCCGCCGCGCAAAAGGGCCAACCGGTCCCGGATTTTTTGATATTCGATATCAGTCTTCAGCCGCTCGAGCGGGCCGAAAAAGAGGATGCGGTCTTTGAATTGATCGAGAAGCGCGTCCGCTGGTCGACGCCGGAGCAGTTTTACCGGCTGGTCGCCCTGGGCCAAATGAAGATTACCGACATGATCTATTATTTCATCAGCGCGGCGGGATATTTCTTGTAGCCGCGGAATATTATTTTTTCAGCAGTTTATATTCGATCGAATCAACCAGCGCCAGCCAGCTCGCTTCAATAACGTTAGTTGAAACTCCAACCGTATTCCAAACGTTCTTTTCATCGGCCGATTCAATAATGACGCGCACTCTGGCGGCGGTACCGGCTTCACTATTCAGGACCCTGACCTTATAATCGGTCAACTTCATCGTCTTCAGATCGGGATAAATATTTTCCAGCACCTTGCGCAGGGCCGCGTCGAGCGCGTTGACCGGTCCATCCCCCTCGCCGACCGCGTCAAAGAGCTTGTCTTTGATTTTGATCTTAAGATGGGCGGTGCTCTGCGTCGCTCCCCCCCCTTCTTTGGCGGTCTGAATATTAAAATCTTCCAGCGCAAAGAACGGCTTGAACTCACCCAGCGCGCGTCTGACTAAAAGCTCGAATGAAGCTTCTCCCTCTTCAAAAGAATAACCCTGGTTCTCCAGCTCTTTGAGCGTTTTGATCAGCGCTTTGGTCTCTTTCGATTCTTTCTTGAGATCGATGCCGTACTCTTCGGCTTTGACCAGCAAATTGCTGACACCGGAGAGTTCCGAGATCGTCACTCTTCTCTCGTTGCCGACCAGCTCTGGTTTGACATGTTCATAGGTCCCCGGGTTCTTGACGACCGCGCTGACGTGGATCCCCCCTTTATGGGAAAAGGCCGAGCGGCCGACGAACGGCTGGTGCGCCGATTGCGGCAGGTTGGCGATCTCGGCGACATGGCGCGAAATCTCGGTCAATCTTTCAAGCTGGGCGTCGGTCACGCAGTCGATCTTCATTTTTAGCTTGAGGATCGGGATGATCGAACAGAGGTTGGCGTTGCCGCAGCGCTCGCCGTAGCCGTTGATCGTCCCCTGGACGTGAGTGCAACCGCAATAGACCGCCATGCCGGAGACCGAGACCGCGCAGTCGGAATCGTTATGGGCATGGATGCCAAAGGGAACTTTTATTTTGGTTTTGACCTCGTTCAGGATGATCTCGGTCTGGAAAGCCAGCGTGCCGCCATTGGTATCACAGAGACAGAGAATGTCCGCCCCCGCCTCTTCCGCCGTCTTCAATACTTGCAAGGCGTATTCTTTGTTGGCTTTGTAACCGTCAAAAAAATGTTCGGCGTCGAAAACGACCTCTTTGCCGGCTTGCTTGGCGTAAGCGACCGTCTCTTTGATCATCAGCAGATTTTCTTCCAGCGTCGTCTTGAGCGCGTCGGTCACGTGAAAATCCCAGGTTTTGCCGAAAATCGACACGACCGGGGTTGCTGCCGCCAGCAGTGTTTGGATATTTTTATCGTCTTCAACCTTAACCTTGGGCCGCCTGGTCGAGGAAAAAGCAACGATCTGCGCGTTCTTGAGCTTAACGTCCTTGATCGCCTTAAAAAATTCGATATCTTTCGGGTTCGATCCCGGCCAGCCCCCCTCGATGTAGTGGACCCCGAGCTCATCGAGGAGTTTGGCTATTTTCAGCTTGTCTTCCAGGGAAAACGATATCCCCTCGGTCTGGGCGCCATCGCGCAAAGTGGTATCGAAAAGCTT
Encoded proteins:
- a CDS encoding GGDEF domain-containing protein, producing the protein MITERLSRMTLKLLANYGQSAVRKLLNGHPKALAKHLTTRSSGNIGNPITDKLARLAIRVIEPDTPSSQPLIAEVARLGTELEQAQATILALNAQAKQLIRRAEAAEKLGQTDALTQLYNRGFGDIALSQAISTAVRYDQPLSLIIFDIDYFKKINDCFGHSVGDKVLFEVATTIKNTLRSADIPFRYGGEEFVVILPDTQISGAKIVAEKIRAAVEALQLNSKGKQITVTISGGIAILNKDEVSENLISRADSALYRAKENGRNQIETAEQLAA
- the cimA gene encoding citramalate synthase, whose product is MQVKLFDTTLRDGAQTEGISFSLEDKLKIAKLLDELGVHYIEGGWPGSNPKDIEFFKAIKDVKLKNAQIVAFSSTRRPKVKVEDDKNIQTLLAAATPVVSIFGKTWDFHVTDALKTTLEENLLMIKETVAYAKQAGKEVVFDAEHFFDGYKANKEYALQVLKTAEEAGADILCLCDTNGGTLAFQTEIILNEVKTKIKVPFGIHAHNDSDCAVSVSGMAVYCGCTHVQGTINGYGERCGNANLCSIIPILKLKMKIDCVTDAQLERLTEISRHVAEIANLPQSAHQPFVGRSAFSHKGGIHVSAVVKNPGTYEHVKPELVGNERRVTISELSGVSNLLVKAEEYGIDLKKESKETKALIKTLKELENQGYSFEEGEASFELLVRRALGEFKPFFALEDFNIQTAKEGGGATQSTAHLKIKIKDKLFDAVGEGDGPVNALDAALRKVLENIYPDLKTMKLTDYKVRVLNSEAGTAARVRVIIESADEKNVWNTVGVSTNVIEASWLALVDSIEYKLLKK